From Alloacidobacterium dinghuense:
TACTCAGTCGGCGGAGGCTATGGATCGTCGTACGATCATCCGGGCATGTTCAAGGTGGGAGCGGGAACCAAGAGCGCCAGCACAATCAAGGCAACGCAGGCGATGGTGGCTGAGATCGGCGACCTGAAGACGAAACCGTTCACCGAAGAAGAACTGAAGCGAGCCAAGGACCAGGTGCTCAATTCTTTCATCTTCAATTACGACACCAAAGAGAAAGTGCTGGCTGCCGCAGCACGCCTCGAGTTCTACGGCTATCCGGCGGATTTTCTTGAACGGTATCGTGATGGGGTGGAGCATGTGACGACGGCCGACCTTGAGCGCGTCGCGAAGAAATACATCGACACGTCGAAGCTGGCAGTCCTGATTGTCGGCAACCAGCAGGAGTTCGGGGCGCCACTCACGGAGCTGGGCATGGGCGCGCCTCACGCAGTGGACATCACAATTCCGGGAGCGCCTCAACAGAGCCAGGGCGGCAACGAAGGAGAGCAGTAAGATGCGGTTGGCAATTGTCATCATGGCCGCGGGCAAGGGCACGCGGCTGAAATCGAAACGCCCCAAAGTTCTGCACAAGATTGGCGGCAAGGCTCTGGTGGAGCATGTGATTCACGCGGCGACGCAGATTGTTCCGCCGCAGGATGTGTATGTCGTTGTTGGTCATCAGGCGGGCGCAGTACAGGCAGCAGTGACCGGCACGGGCGTGCATTTTGTTACACAATCGGAACAACGCGGTACCGGACACGCTGTGCAGACCGCTCGCCAGGCGGTGGCGGCGTACGAGCATATCATCGTCCTCTCGGGCGACGTGCCCCTGTTGCAGCCTGAGACGATTGCCCGCCTGCGCGATTTCCATCTGGCCGAGCGCGCGGCCATGTCGATTCTTACGGCTTGCCCTTCTGATCCGCATGGGTACGGTCGCGTCATCCGCCGTGCACCGGGGGCGGCGGAGGTAGCTGCGATTGTTGAGCAAAAGGCTCTCACTCCAGAGCAGAAGACGATTCCCGAGATCAATTCGGGTATTTATGCCTTCGCCACAACTACGCTCTTTCAGCTCATCAATGAATTGAGAACCGACAACGCGCACGGTGAGTATTACCTCACGGATATGGCCGACGTGCTGGTGCAGGAAGGTCAGCGCGTGGTTGCCATCGAGGCCGAGAGCTCTACCGAGGTCCTTGGAGCCAATACACTCGCGGAAATGGCAGATCTGGACGCGGCCATGCGGTTAACAACGGCACGCAAGCTGATGGCGCAAGGCGTCACCATCTACCGGCCGGAGACAACGGTGATCGACGCAGGCGTGCGGGTTGGGCCGGACACGATCATCGAGCCCTTTGTGCAGCTATTGGGCGAAACGCATATTGGCGAAGATTGCCACATCCGCTCTTATTCGGTCATTGAAAACTCGACGATTGAAAATCACGTTCTGATTCAGAATCACTGCGTCATCGATAACGCGCATATTCGCTCAAGCGCGCAGCTGGGGCCTTATGCACGCCTTCGTCCGGGCAGCGACATCGGAGAGGAAGCACACATCGGCAATTTCGTTGAAACCAAGAAGATGCGCATCGGCAAAGGCTCGAAGGCCAACCACCTGAGCTACCTCGGCGACGCCGAAATCGGCAGCGGGGTGAACATCGGCGCTGGGACGATCACCTGCAACTACGATGGCGTCAACAAGCACCGCACATTGATCGAGGACAAGGTTTTCGTCGGCAGTGACACCACGCTGGTGGCGCCCATTGTGATCGGAGAAGGATCGTATATTGCGGCCGGGTCCTGCATCACGGAAGATGTCCCTCCCGATGCCCTTGCTCTGGGGCGCGCGCGACAGACCACGAAACCCGACTGGGCGAGGAGCCACCGTTCCAAGCGATAGGCTGCGAAAGAAGTTGAGCAATCGAACGCCGCTCAGGCGGCGCGTTCCGTTTCCATATCAGCCAGAATGCTGCGCAAACGGATTCTGGCTGAAAACAGCGCCTGGGCCACCTCTGGCCTGGAGACTTCCAACAACTGCGCAATGGCGTCCGACGAATAGCCTTCTACATCGCGCAGAAGAAACGCGAGGCGTTCGATGGGCGGAAGTTCCTGAATGGCCTCTTCGAGATCGGTGCGGCGGACATTCCTTCCGTCCATCCCGGCGGAAACGTCGACCGGCGCGGGCATAGCTGGAGCCAGGGAAAAATGGGAACGAAGACCGGCGATCAAAGCGTCATCGATGATCCTGGAATCCGGCTTTGGGTCGACATGAAAAGCGCGCACAAAACTGTTGGTAAGCAGCGCCTCGGCCTGAAGTTCATTGCCGGTCATGTGGAAGGCCAACGAAAAAACGCGATGACGGTGGCTCTCGTAGATGTCGCGCTGGGCCTGCTCCACCGAACGCTCCTCGGACTGTGAGGTTACGATTCTCGGTGTACTTGCTTCGAATAGTCCACGAAGGTTGATACTCAAAAGAGCATCCTTTCAGACCGGGGAGGAAGTTGGTGTTTCTATTATCTTAAACGATTCCAGCGCCTGAGATTCGAGGAGCAGATTTCCAATTTAGAGTTGTTTGATGCTATTTTTTAAAGTCGAGGTTACTTAAGCAAAAAATAAGCAGTTTAAGAATAGGGCTCCTTTGAATCTCACTGTTTATTCCTTGGTTCAGGGCAGCTGGATTGGCGTCACTGGAAACGTAACCATCGACTCCATGTATACGTTTACGATGCCGCACCGCCGATATAGCAGACCGGCTGACAATGACTTGTAAAAATTATTCCACAGGGCTGGGTTGAGACGCTAGAAGAAGAACGTATGGCATCCGAACGAATCCTGGTTGTCGATGATGAGCCTTATGTAAGGACAGTAATCGCTGCGATGCTGGAAAAGGCGCATTACCGCCCGGTGCTGGCGAGCAACGGTCTGGAAGCGATGGAACGCCTCCAGACCGATCCTCCTTACGACCTTGTGCTTTCCGACATCATGATGGATGGCCTGGATGGGATGAGCCTGCTCGAGCGGTTGCGGGAAGTGCAGCCCGAGACTCCAATGGTCATGGTCACGGCCATTCATGACGTGGGCGTCGCGATCTCCGCCATTCGCAAAGGCGCCTATGACTACCTGCTGAAGCCGTTCGAAAAGGAGCAGTTGCTGGCTACTGTGCGGCGTGCGCTAGATCACCGGCGGCTGGCGCAGCAGAACTCCATGTATCAATCGAACTTGGAGCAACTGGTTGCCGCCCGCACGGATATGCTGCGCCAGGCGATTGCCGATCTGGAGCGATCCTATGACATTACGCTGGAGGCGCTCGGGGATGCGCTCGATCTAAAGGACGCGGAAACCGAAGGTCACTCCAAGCGAGTGACAGGGTACACAGTCGCCTTGTCCAGAGCTATGGGGCTTTCACCCACTGATATCCGCACCATCGCGCGAGGCGCCTTCCTGCATGACATCGGAAAGATGGCGATTCCTGACGCCATCCTGCTGAAGCCCGGCAGACTGGATATCGATGAGCGCTCTGTGATGCGCGACCATTGCGCACGCGGCTATCAGATTTTGTGCAAGATCCCTTATCTGAGGGAAGCGGCTGAGATCGTCTACTGCCACCAGGAGCATTTTAATGGCTCAGGCTATCCGCGTGGGCTGAAGGGCGAGCAGATTCCGCTGGGCGCAAGAATTTTTGCCGTTGCGGATACACTCGATGCCATCACCTCGGATCGCCCCTACCGTAAGGCCAACAGCTTTACCGCAGCCAGAAACGAGATCCAGCGCTGTGCCGGAACGCAGTTTGATCCGCAGGTGGTCGACGTTTACCTGAGCATGCCGGATGGATTATGGATCGATCTGCGCAGGGAAATCAGCCAGCACGCCCGCTTCTCGCCATTCGCCTTTGGTGGAGCGGAAGTCCAAACACCAGGTTAGACGGGAGGTCTGTATGGCGCTATTGAGCCCTGAAGCCGTTCAGGAGAAGCTGAAGCAATTACATGGATGGAAGCTGGATGGAAAAGAAATCGTTCGCGAATTCAGTTTTGCCGATTTTGTTCAAGCCTTGAACTTTGTAAATGCTGTCGGCGAGAAAGCTGAGGCGGCAGGCCATCACCCGGATATCGATATTCGTTACAACAAGGTGAAACTCGCGCTGATTTCGCATGATTCCGGAGGCCTAACGGAACGTGATTTCCGGATGGCTGCAGCTGTGAACGAGATTCCTACCAAAAACTGAATTGCCTCTTTAATAAATGGCATCATCCTCCGGGAGCGGGAGCTTCGGCGCTGAATCCTCGGGCTGATTTCGAATATCTGCCAGGCTTCTGCGGTTCCATAGCGCCACCGCAATCCCTCCCAGCAGCGCCGATCCTATCACCAGCAGACCGGTTTTCAGGCGGCTCGGCCGCGGCTCTTTGGAACCATTATTCTGTTTAGAATCAATAGATTCTAGCGACTCAGCCATATCGATCTGCACTCATCTCGTTCCATCGATCAACCTTTTCGATGCCATTTTGGCACGGCGGATCGCAACTTATGCATCGTGTTTGTGTTTTTGTTACTTGAGTGCGCTTGTGGAAGTCTGCCAGATCGCGTACACTACATGAAATTGAAGAAAAAGTACGCGATCTCATAGATTTCAGGAAAAGATTGAAACTAAGAAACAACGAAAAGCATCTATGTAAGTGTACAGTTCTTGCCGAAGATTGAGCTTAGCTCTCAACGGCAGGAGATAGAGTTTATAAGTTGCGTCACTGGCCTCCCGGCACGGACAAATGACCGTTCGTGCCGTCTTTTTTTGAATTTTTCAGACCATTTCGCCGCACAATTCCTGCTCTTCAAATCTTCTTCTTCCAATTATCCGTTCCAGTCGCCGGCTTGCGCTAATCTAGTGTGCAGGAGACCCGCTTTAGGAGCCGTGCATGAAAAGAATTCTGCTTGGGATGGCCTTGGGACTGGCCACAATCGCGAGTTACGCTCAGTGGTCCAATCCGGCGGATGACATTCCCGCATATCATACCGCGCCACCCGCAAAGACGGAGCAATTGCCACCCGTACTTTCTGGCAGCCAGCTTGAGGGCGAGTATTTTCGCTATCCCTGGCAAAAGCAGGTGTACGTAGAAGCGGCTCAGGTGCAGGGCGTGATCTATCAGCTTCCTTGCTACTGCCGTTGCGACAAGGCCCTTGGCCACACGAGTCTGCACAGCTGCTTTGAAGGCACGCATGGCGCAGTGTGTTCAACCTGCGCGAAAGAAGGCGCCTATGCCTACAAGATGACGAAGCTGGGCAAAACGCCGAAAGAGATTCGCGACGGCGTCGAGCGCAAGGAGTTCGAATCGATCGATCTCGATCAATTGGGCGGCATGTAGCAGGGCCGCCTGTTCCCCCTCCGATAATCTAAGTCTCGCCTCGATCGATTGCGCTAGAGTAATCGCACACATTTCCGTCTTAAAAGGTTGTGCGATGCGAAACTGGCTTGTCGGCATTCGCTGTTTTCCGATTACGATCTGCGCTCTTCTGATTACGCCAACGCTAGCTATGGCGCAGAACACGCCACTTGCGATCACCGGTACGCTGCTCACGCCGCAGGAGATCATCCCAAACGGTACCGTTGTTCTTCAAAATGGGAAGATACTCGCCGCCGGGGCTCATGTTGAGCTTCCGCAGGGGACGACAACGGTACGCACCGACGGCATTATCGCGCCCGGGCTGATCGATCTGCATAATCACCTCACCTGGAACGTTTTTCCTCGCTGGAAACCGATTCAAGAGTTCGGCAATCGCTATGACTGGCAGCAGAAGCCCGTCTACAACGTGCTGATGGATGTGCCGCATTCCGAACTTGTGAGTGAAGGGCTGGAATGCGAGATGGAGCGCTATGCCGAGGTAAAGGCGATCAGCGAGGGCGAAACGTCCGTGGTGGGGGGAATGTACGCTCCGTGCGATCAGGGACTGGCGCGCAATCTCGATTACGACCCGGAGTTCGGTGGCGGGCTGGGCGAAATCATCTACAGTGTCTTTCCGCTGACGATGAGCCAGTTCGACGTTGCGCGGGCGATTTCCGTGCTCAATGCCAAGCCGCGCGGTTCCCTGCTGATTCACGTTGGCGAAGGTTCTCCGCAGGACGCCTCGGCTGCGCGTGAGTTCCCGGAAGTGGAGGAGCGCGGGCTGCTCAAATCAGGCGTCTCGTTCATTCACGGCGTCGCTCTTACACCGCAGAATTTTGCTGCGATGGCGAAATCGGGCGTGGGATTCATCTGGTCTCCGCGCAGCAATATCGAACTATACGGAAACACAGCGAACGTCGCCGCCGCCCAAGCGGCAAATGTTGTTATGGCGCTGGCTCCGGATTGGAGTCCGACCGGAAGCGACGGCCTCTTGGGAGAGCTGAACTACGCTTCGGTGTGGAACCAGACCCAGCCAACGCCTCCCTTTACGGAGCGCGAGTTGGTCATGATGGCGACAAGCAACGCTGCAGCGCTCGTGGCATTGCAGGACTTCATTGGCACTCTCGCAGCGAATCATGTGGCGGATCTGATCGTAATTCGCGACACGGGCAAAGCGCACAGTAAGGATGCATACTGGAGCCTTACCCATGCCACGCCGGAAGATGTGGAACTGGTCATGATCGGCGGAGTAGCGACGTATGGCAATCCTGAGTTGATGCGCCAGATATCTAACAACTCTCCGACAGAAACGCTCAAGGTGTGTGGTTCCGATAAGAGCATTTCCTTTGCGAGCGAGAAGCCCGAAAAGCACGCGTTCGCGGAGACCGAATCAATGCTCGATCAGGCTCTGCGCGAAATGGGCAGGAAATTGGCGCCTCTTGCTGAGTGCGGAGATTAGCGTTCAGTTGCCTGGACATCACTCTGCTACACTCGCGCAATGGATCGTGGTTTTTTTCTAACCTTCGAGGGCCTGGATGGCTCGGGGAAAACGACGCAGATAAGGAAGCTGACTGGCTGGCTGGAGGCGCAAGGACGGCAGGTAGTTGTTACGCGACAGCCGGGCGCTACGGTGATTGGCGAGCGCATTCGCAAATTGTTGCTTGCTTCGAGCACGGAGAATCTGGCTCCGCGCGCAGAGTTGGGGTTGATGTTTTCCGATCGTGCACAAGCCATTGCGGAGATCATCTCGCCGGCGCTCCAGGCCGGAAAAGTCGTTGTCTGCGATCGTTACACGGACTCGACGGAGGCCTATCAAGGTGGTGGGCGGCAACTCGGCAGTGAAGTTGTGTTGCAACTACACGAGGTGATGTGCGGAGGGCTGCAGCCTGATCTGACGATTCTCCTGCTGCCCGACTTCGACGCATCGCTTACGCGCGCGCGGCGGCGCAATACGCGAATGGAAAAGAGCGGTAAGGATGAGGGCCGCTTCGAACGCGAAGACGAGGCTTTCTATCGCCGCGTATATGACAAGTATCGCGAGATTGCTGCTCGCGACACCTTGCGTGTGGTCACAATGGAGGGCGATGCGGATATTGAAAAAGTTCATCAGCGCATCGTAAGAGTGGTAGAGGAGCGTTTAGCGCTCTGATTGAGCCGTGGTCACTGCTTCCCAAGTCGACAATCGCTTCCCCGTCGAAGAGCGAGGCAGCTATCGTTTTCCGCCGGGGCTGAGGCGCAATTTGCCGTTCTATCTCTTCAGCCGCTTCTTCCGTCCTGGCAATCCGATCCGGCTCTTTGAATACCTCGCGGCGACATTCGGACGCGTGTCTTACTATCGCATCGGGCCGAGCCAGATTGTTGTGATGAACGATCCAGAGCTGATCCGTGAAATTCTGATCGCACAGCCGCAGAACTTCATCAAAGAACGTACGCAGAAGCGCATGCGGATCCTGCTCGGCGAGGGGCTGATCACGAGCGATGGTGAAGTCCACAAGCGCCAGAGGCGCATTGCTGCTCCGGCATTTCATCGGCAACGCATTCAGGCTTATGCCGGCGTGATGGTGGAGCGCGCGGCAGCGATGCGCGATTCGTGGCGTGAAGGCGTGGAAGTGGACGCCTCGGCAGAGATGATGCGCCTGGCATTGCAGATTGTGGCGCGGACACTCTTCGACTCGGATGTGACCAAAGATGTGCAGCGCATCAATGACGAAGTGAACGCGATCATGCGGCTCTATAACTTCCTCGTCGCATTGCCTCGCGCCGAGGCAATGCTGCATCTGCCGATTCCCGGCCTGATGCGCTTCAAGCGCGCACGCAAGCGACTCGATAAAGTTGTGTACCGCATGATCGAAGACCGTCGCAGGTCAGGGGTGGATGGCGGCGATTTGCTGTCAATGCTTCTGGCCTCACGCGATGACGAAGCCGACCACTCCGGGATGACCAACGAGCAGTTGCGCGATGAGGTGCTGACGATCTTTCTTGCCGGATACGAGACAGTAGCGAATGCCCTGGCGTGGACATGGCTGTTGCTGGGCCAGAATCCGGATGCGGAGGCAAAGCTTCACGCGGAGATCGACACTGTGCTCGGCGGACGCCTGCCTACGCTCGAAGATCTTCCGCAGTTGCGTTACGCCGAGATGGTGCTTTCTGAATCGATGCGGCTCTATCCTCCGGCCTGGGCGATGGGTCGGCAGGCGACGTGCGATGTGGAGATCGGCCCTTACAAGCTGCCAGCGGGAACATATATCTTTTTCAGCCAATACATCATTCAGCGCAACGCAGACTTCTTCCCTGATCCGCTGCGCTTTGATCCCGAGCGATTCACGCCGGAACATAAGGCCGGGCGTCCGCGTTTTGCTTACTTCCCTTTCGGTGGCGGCAGCCGTCAGTGTATCGGCGAGTCGTTCGCGTGGATGGAGGCGATCCTGAGCCTGGTGACGCTGGCGCAGCGCTGGCGGTTGAAGCTGGTTCCGGAGCAGGCGATCGATGTGCAGCCGAAGATTACGCTCCGCCCGAAATATGCCATTCGCATGGTGCCGGAGCCACGTTGATGACGCCGTAACTTGCTCTGCACAGTGCTGACTCGCTACTCTCAATTTGTGGGTTTTCAGGATTTCCTTGGCAACGAAACAACGGTGCGCCATCTGCGCGAAGGCATTGCGCAGGGCAGGCTGCCGCATGCGCTCATCCTTGCCGGGCCGCGCG
This genomic window contains:
- the glmU gene encoding bifunctional UDP-N-acetylglucosamine diphosphorylase/glucosamine-1-phosphate N-acetyltransferase GlmU, which translates into the protein MRLAIVIMAAGKGTRLKSKRPKVLHKIGGKALVEHVIHAATQIVPPQDVYVVVGHQAGAVQAAVTGTGVHFVTQSEQRGTGHAVQTARQAVAAYEHIIVLSGDVPLLQPETIARLRDFHLAERAAMSILTACPSDPHGYGRVIRRAPGAAEVAAIVEQKALTPEQKTIPEINSGIYAFATTTLFQLINELRTDNAHGEYYLTDMADVLVQEGQRVVAIEAESSTEVLGANTLAEMADLDAAMRLTTARKLMAQGVTIYRPETTVIDAGVRVGPDTIIEPFVQLLGETHIGEDCHIRSYSVIENSTIENHVLIQNHCVIDNAHIRSSAQLGPYARLRPGSDIGEEAHIGNFVETKKMRIGKGSKANHLSYLGDAEIGSGVNIGAGTITCNYDGVNKHRTLIEDKVFVGSDTTLVAPIVIGEGSYIAAGSCITEDVPPDALALGRARQTTKPDWARSHRSKR
- a CDS encoding RNA polymerase sigma factor, which produces MSINLRGLFEASTPRIVTSQSEERSVEQAQRDIYESHRHRVFSLAFHMTGNELQAEALLTNSFVRAFHVDPKPDSRIIDDALIAGLRSHFSLAPAMPAPVDVSAGMDGRNVRRTDLEEAIQELPPIERLAFLLRDVEGYSSDAIAQLLEVSRPEVAQALFSARIRLRSILADMETERAA
- a CDS encoding HD domain-containing phosphohydrolase — encoded protein: MASERILVVDDEPYVRTVIAAMLEKAHYRPVLASNGLEAMERLQTDPPYDLVLSDIMMDGLDGMSLLERLREVQPETPMVMVTAIHDVGVAISAIRKGAYDYLLKPFEKEQLLATVRRALDHRRLAQQNSMYQSNLEQLVAARTDMLRQAIADLERSYDITLEALGDALDLKDAETEGHSKRVTGYTVALSRAMGLSPTDIRTIARGAFLHDIGKMAIPDAILLKPGRLDIDERSVMRDHCARGYQILCKIPYLREAAEIVYCHQEHFNGSGYPRGLKGEQIPLGARIFAVADTLDAITSDRPYRKANSFTAARNEIQRCAGTQFDPQVVDVYLSMPDGLWIDLRREISQHARFSPFAFGGAEVQTPG
- a CDS encoding 4a-hydroxytetrahydrobiopterin dehydratase → MALLSPEAVQEKLKQLHGWKLDGKEIVREFSFADFVQALNFVNAVGEKAEAAGHHPDIDIRYNKVKLALISHDSGGLTERDFRMAAAVNEIPTKN
- a CDS encoding CYCXC family (seleno)protein, with translation MKRILLGMALGLATIASYAQWSNPADDIPAYHTAPPAKTEQLPPVLSGSQLEGEYFRYPWQKQVYVEAAQVQGVIYQLPCYCRCDKALGHTSLHSCFEGTHGAVCSTCAKEGAYAYKMTKLGKTPKEIRDGVERKEFESIDLDQLGGM
- a CDS encoding amidohydrolase family protein, with the translated sequence MRNWLVGIRCFPITICALLITPTLAMAQNTPLAITGTLLTPQEIIPNGTVVLQNGKILAAGAHVELPQGTTTVRTDGIIAPGLIDLHNHLTWNVFPRWKPIQEFGNRYDWQQKPVYNVLMDVPHSELVSEGLECEMERYAEVKAISEGETSVVGGMYAPCDQGLARNLDYDPEFGGGLGEIIYSVFPLTMSQFDVARAISVLNAKPRGSLLIHVGEGSPQDASAAREFPEVEERGLLKSGVSFIHGVALTPQNFAAMAKSGVGFIWSPRSNIELYGNTANVAAAQAANVVMALAPDWSPTGSDGLLGELNYASVWNQTQPTPPFTERELVMMATSNAAALVALQDFIGTLAANHVADLIVIRDTGKAHSKDAYWSLTHATPEDVELVMIGGVATYGNPELMRQISNNSPTETLKVCGSDKSISFASEKPEKHAFAETESMLDQALREMGRKLAPLAECGD
- the tmk gene encoding dTMP kinase, which gives rise to MDRGFFLTFEGLDGSGKTTQIRKLTGWLEAQGRQVVVTRQPGATVIGERIRKLLLASSTENLAPRAELGLMFSDRAQAIAEIISPALQAGKVVVCDRYTDSTEAYQGGGRQLGSEVVLQLHEVMCGGLQPDLTILLLPDFDASLTRARRRNTRMEKSGKDEGRFEREDEAFYRRVYDKYREIAARDTLRVVTMEGDADIEKVHQRIVRVVEERLAL
- a CDS encoding cytochrome P450, which translates into the protein MVTASQVDNRFPVEERGSYRFPPGLRRNLPFYLFSRFFRPGNPIRLFEYLAATFGRVSYYRIGPSQIVVMNDPELIREILIAQPQNFIKERTQKRMRILLGEGLITSDGEVHKRQRRIAAPAFHRQRIQAYAGVMVERAAAMRDSWREGVEVDASAEMMRLALQIVARTLFDSDVTKDVQRINDEVNAIMRLYNFLVALPRAEAMLHLPIPGLMRFKRARKRLDKVVYRMIEDRRRSGVDGGDLLSMLLASRDDEADHSGMTNEQLRDEVLTIFLAGYETVANALAWTWLLLGQNPDAEAKLHAEIDTVLGGRLPTLEDLPQLRYAEMVLSESMRLYPPAWAMGRQATCDVEIGPYKLPAGTYIFFSQYIIQRNADFFPDPLRFDPERFTPEHKAGRPRFAYFPFGGGSRQCIGESFAWMEAILSLVTLAQRWRLKLVPEQAIDVQPKITLRPKYAIRMVPEPR